A part of Silurus meridionalis isolate SWU-2019-XX chromosome 18, ASM1480568v1, whole genome shotgun sequence genomic DNA contains:
- the LOC124401091 gene encoding deleted in malignant brain tumors 1 protein-like yields the protein MNTWCRTRREMEMCLTFLLLSSTLTLTAADSVRLVDGGSRCAGRVEVLHEGQWGTVCGYNWDMSDAAVVCGELHCGEAVDAPQYGHFGPGSGPIWMDDVGCSGSESTLKDCRSQGRGDLYCSHVHDAGVTCSAHRKSRLTAGPHRCSGRVEVLHGGSWSTVCDGDFDQQDAEVVCRELDCGIPVKVLGSAAFGRGEGQVWTEELQCRGNESDISLCPISSSLKHSNCSHHNDVGLICSGHTEARLVNRSDSCSGRVELQYLSEWGTVCAVGWDMRAADVLCAQLDCGSAVAVVEVDWFGREWPHLG from the exons ATGAACACATGGTGTAGAACGAGGagggagatggaaatgtgtctgacttttcttcttctctcatccacactcacactcacagcaGCTG acagtgtgAGGTTGGTGGATGGTGGAAGTCGCTGTGctgggagagtggaggttcttcatGAAGGACagtggggaacagtgtgtgGTTATAACTGGGATATGAGCGATGCTGCAGTGGTGTGTGGAGAACTGCACTGTGGAGAAGCTGTAGATGCACCACAATACGGTCACTTTGGACCAGGATCAGGACCAATCTGGATGGATGATGTGGGCTGTAGTGGATCAGAGTCGACACTGAAGGACTGTAGATCACAGGGGAGAGGGGATCTTTACTGTAGTCATGTTCATGATGCTGGAGTCACCTGCTCAG CTCACAGAAAGTCCAGACTCACTGCTGGTCCTCACCGATGttctggaagagtggaggtgctTCATGGAGGTTCCTGGTccacagtgtgtgatggtgactTTGACCAGCAGGATGCAGAGGTTGTGTGTCGAGAGCTGGACTGTGGGATTCCTGTGAAGGTTCTGGGATCAGCTGCTTTTGGTCGAGGGGAGGGTCAGGTGTGGACAGAGGAGCTTCAGTGTAGAGGAAATGAATCTGATATTAGCCTCTGTCCAATATCATcttcactcaaacactcaaactGCTCCCATCACAATGATGTGGGATTAATATGTTCTG GTCACACAGAGGCTCGGCTGGTGAACAGATCAGACTCCTGTTCTGGTCGAGTGGAGCTCCAGTACCTCAGTGAGTGGGGCACAGTTTGTGCTGTAGGCTGGGATATGAGAGCTGCAGATGTTCTCTGTGCACAGCTGGATTGTGGGAGTGCTGTGGCTGTGGTGGAGGTGGACTGGTTTGGGAGGGAATGGCCACATCTGGGCTGA